The segment ATTACCATCATGAATCATAACTGTCCAGAAATTAACAAATGTAAACAATCCCAAGTACAATACTTTATGTAATGGGAACAACAAAGGGTAAATATGGTATGGTAAACTTTGAGCCCATCCATCAACAGGATGGAAAGCATGAGAAGCAAATGGAGTACAAACAATCCATTTATGATGCGGTTTATGCAACCTCTTGTAAACTGAAGGCCAATGTAACCATCTATGAATGaaataaatcaaacaatcagtaaacaaaataaacatGGGGATTTGtaacaacaaaaatttccaGCCACCAGTACATtcattaatttcaaaataaagaCGTGAAAACCCTTTTAATTCTAAAAGGAAAAATGGGTTTGTTAAAGCAACCATGATTGGAATTGCAGTCATTGCACGTTCAATTTCTAACCACATTTGGTTTTTCAAGTACCTTGGATGATTAAAGATTCTTCTATCAAAGACAAATAAATAACTGAAATAAGCCACAATCAAGTATAATAACCAACCAAAAATTGTCGTCACCACCAATATACTCAATGATTCTCTTAAAAGATTTGATCTGGATAATATGGAACTAGAGAAATAATCACCAGCAGGTAAAAAAGTTGGTTTTAATCCATAAATTTCTGATTTATT is part of the Candida orthopsilosis Co 90-125, chromosome 2 draft sequence genome and harbors:
- a CDS encoding Erg3 C-5 sterol desaturase — protein: MDIVLEICDYFIFDRLYAAALPKGGKVDQFIQNSPVIQQASSKISQFLPVSSASYDTLDNAILGNTTSPIYNALNFQFNATSVNVANLPSYLWTKVMNLQNKSEIYGLKPTFLPAGDYFSSSILSRSNLLRESLSILVVTTIFGWLLYLIVAYFSYLFVFDRRIFNHPRYLKNQMWLEIERAMTAIPIMVALTNPFFLLELKGFSRLYFEINECTGGWKFLLLQIPMFILFTDCLIYFIHRWLHWPSVYKRLHKPHHKWIVCTPFASHAFHPVDGWAQSLPYHIYPLLFPLHKVLYLGLFTFVNFWTVMIHDGNYMSNDPVVNGTACHTVHHLYFNYNYGQFTTLWDRIGRSYRRPDDSFFIKDTDVEKEKQEWKKQVTQMEEIRNELEGKVDDREYVEVS